In Sus scrofa isolate TJ Tabasco breed Duroc chromosome 12, Sscrofa11.1, whole genome shotgun sequence, the DNA window TGTGCGACCCCACAGGCCTGTACCGGAACTTCCTGGGAAGTCAACCTTCTTTGGCAGCTCAGATGAGTTCATAGAGAAGCGACGACAAGGTCTGCAGCACTTTCTCGAAAAGTGAGTGGACTTGGCGGGCTAGGGCCGGGCAGGATGGCCCCTgagcacacacaggcacatgtgTGTTAGAAGCCTTGCTTGCACCCTCATGCCTTCAGGGCTGACTCAAGCCACAAGCCCTCCGGGTGGAGCTGGGGAGAGCCGCCGCCCAGGGTGATGCCCTGTGTTGAACTACCTGTGTTTGCCCCAGGGTCCTGCAGAGTGTGGTCCTTCTGTCAGACAGCCAGTTACACCTCTTCCTGCAAAGCCAGCTCTCGGTGCCTGAGATAGAAGCCTGTGTCCAGGGCCGCAGCCCCATGTCCGTTTCCGACGCCATTCTCCGCTATGCTATGTCCAACTGTGGCTGGGCCCAGGAGGAGAGGCGGGGCTCCTCTCACCTGGCTAAAGGAGACCAGCCGAAGAGGTAACTGAAGCACTCTTTTTTTGCGACTCCAGGGGCTAGGATGACTGTAACCAGTGAAGTGTCGCTTGGTAGAGAAAGTAAGGTCACAGCGTTGGTGGCCTTTCCCAAGAGCCCTGGGTCTCCTTGTGCACGGTTCTCCCATCCCATGCACAAGGGTCTTGGGTCTGTGTTCGCCCACCCCTGGGGAGCCAGCTCTCCTGTATGGAAcctggggagaaaggaaagaaggcgttcttatttattcattttgttctttgtccTCTTAACCTgtatccccacccccatcttcattagataacaactttattgagctataattcacACACATAAAATTCACGCTTttagtgtacaattcagtagttgTAGTTTATTCACAAAGCTGTGCAACCATcaaacattttcatctttttaacttttttttagggccgcccctgtggcacatggaagttcccgggcgaggggtcgaattagagctgtagctgccagtgtacgccacagccacagccacagccacagccacgccagaccccaGCCATGTGGCCTACACCGCAGGGATCTCAcgccaaggctggatccttaacccacggagtgaggccagggatcaaacccatgtcttcatggatactggttgtgtttgttactgccgagccacaaccggaagtccaattttagaacattttcatcatccctaGAGAAACCTTATGCCCCTTAGCAGggactccccatttcccccaaccCCTAGAGCCTGGCAACCGCCGtctactttctgtgtctatggaCTTGCCTGTTCTGGGCACTTCACACAAAGGGAGCCACACActgtgtggtcttttgtgacgGGCTTCCTCCACTCAGCGCATTTTCACAGTGCGCCTGCGCTGTGCTGTGTATCAGCACTGAATTCCTTTCTCTGCCCAGATGGCTAGACCTCCTTTTGTTGTCCATTCACATGTGTTTTGTCCATTCATTTTTGTTTACCGGTTCGTGCCCTTTGTCTCCCACTCCCCCTCTTTTCCAGTTGCTGCTTTCTTCCAAGATCGGGCAGGAGGCGCTCTTCCTCACCGCCTCCTGGTGAAGAAAAGGACCATTTTGAGGTGTGGGCCCCTGTGGTTGACTCTGAGGCGCCTTCCTTGGAGAgcccccctctcccacctccctcctcacCGTCATGCTGTGGTTTTGCAAGACCAGACGAGAAAATCTCTGCTCCTCCGCCTGTGGGGAGGGCCGTGGGAGGGGACCCTGCTGTGCCTTCAGACCCTGGTCAGCTGGAAACAGTTCTGGAAAAATGAGCTCCGCTTGGAGCTCTGGGTTCTGCTCTGAGGCAGACGAAGGAGATGCGGGTGGAGTTGGACTCAGGCCGGTGGTGGGGAGGCTGGGCAGCTTCACGTCTCAGCCTTGTCTCTGCTCGTGCTAGTTGCACGTTGCTCAGTCATGACAACTCCGCAAACTTCCTCCTTAGGAAGAGACACAGTGCAGATGTTTGTAA includes these proteins:
- the SNX11 gene encoding sorting nexin-11 isoform X2; the protein is MKNFQGFALAERSKGGSQLTVIDPVSLPFARCFLPMGFWCRMLENQEQETNSKAFTAKTSCVRRRYREFVWLRKQLQRNAGLVPVPELPGKSTFFGSSDEFIEKRRQGLQHFLEKVLQSVVLLSDSQLHLFLQSQLSVPEIEACVQGRSPMSVSDAILRYAMSNCGWAQEERRGSSHLAKGDQPKSCCFLPRSGRRRSSSPPPGEEKDHFEVWAPVVDSEAPSLESPPLPPPSSPSCCGFARPDEKISAPPPVGRAVGGDPAVPSDPGQLETVLEK
- the SNX11 gene encoding sorting nexin-11 isoform X1 codes for the protein MKNFQGFALAERSKGGSQLTVIDPVSLPFARCFLPMGFWCRMLENQEQEEVITVRVQDPRVQNEGSWNSYVDYKIFLHTNSKAFTAKTSCVRRRYREFVWLRKQLQRNAGLVPVPELPGKSTFFGSSDEFIEKRRQGLQHFLEKVLQSVVLLSDSQLHLFLQSQLSVPEIEACVQGRSPMSVSDAILRYAMSNCGWAQEERRGSSHLAKGDQPKSCCFLPRSGRRRSSSPPPGEEKDHFEVWAPVVDSEAPSLESPPLPPPSSPSCCGFARPDEKISAPPPVGRAVGGDPAVPSDPGQLETVLEK
- the SNX11 gene encoding sorting nexin-11 isoform X3, which encodes MGFWCRMLENQEQEEVITVRVQDPRVQNEGSWNSYVDYKIFLHTNSKAFTAKTSCVRRRYREFVWLRKQLQRNAGLVPVPELPGKSTFFGSSDEFIEKRRQGLQHFLEKVLQSVVLLSDSQLHLFLQSQLSVPEIEACVQGRSPMSVSDAILRYAMSNCGWAQEERRGSSHLAKGDQPKSCCFLPRSGRRRSSSPPPGEEKDHFEVWAPVVDSEAPSLESPPLPPPSSPSCCGFARPDEKISAPPPVGRAVGGDPAVPSDPGQLETVLEK